The following proteins are co-located in the Vibrio azureus genome:
- the recB gene encoding exodeoxyribonuclease V subunit beta — translation MAQTSVPTPLQTMVFPLHGARLIEASAGTGKTFTIAGLYLRLLLGHGNAETKHRVPLTVDQILVVTFTEAATAELRDRIRARIHDARIAFSRNCSDDPVIAPLLNEVENKKQAIDILLQAERQMDEAAVYTIHGFCQRMLTQNAFESGSRFDNEFVTDESHLKTQVVADYWRRNFYPLPLDLAVEIRQLWSEPTQLLQDIGPYLTGSPLTLSVPAMEGSLAELHQQNLKTIDALKTQWRESQEDMLALISNSDINKRSYTKKSLPAWLETVDVWAATETTSYGYPDKLEKFSQPVLIEKTPKGTAPEHPVFSAIEHFLSHPVSLKAPLLAHAIEQCRWMLMKAKQQKQWLSFDDLLTQLSASIDNDEQALLTDRIRALYPVAMIDEFQDTDPLQYSIFSRIYLNNPECGWFMIGDPKQAIYGFRGADIFTYIKARNQVSAHYTLGTNWRSSDDMVQAVNQLFERPDSPFIYDSDIPFLPVSSSPNAAQRVWTLDEKKQPALTYWLQPAEDKPLSKGEYLSAMAQATASQIQTILTAAQQGQACLVNGEKKRAVQAGDIAVLVRTGSEGHRIKQALAQQGIASVYLSNRDSVFTSSVAQDIQRLLQAVLTPENDRALRASLASELFALDAGRLDALNNDEIVWDNAVSEFKEYRKLWQLRGVLPMLRSVISKRHIAERLLGETASSQDENGERVLTDLMHIGELLQQASNELDSDHGLLRWLAQSISDAEHGLGGSEEQIQRLESERNLVQIVTIHKSKGLEYDLVFLPFVFSYREANEAKYYDAANDRTVLDITNNEASLKQADKERLAEDLRLIYVALTRAVYACFIGASPLRNGRSTKEPTGVHHSAIGHLIQNGQAGGIHDLLLGLTEQQKSLEGVVVCDPPELNDEKYQQQQADSVELKAQQINMPIDRNWRITSYSGLVKQGTQHAAHDATMEVTGFDIDSSQEHDEAELLEPARSIFSFPRGARPGTFLHSLFEEIEFTQPATNEANTQVIMALMESEQLDEQWLPILQVLIDTVLSTPLDGKGLLLNQKQPAQRLVEMEFLLPIEVLTSPALNRVIQRHDPLSARAGDLDFQTVQGMLKGFIDLVFEHQGQYFVLDWKSNHLGDDVTHYHGEALKSAMAEHRYDLQYQIYALALHRFLRSRMKDYDYQRHFGGVYYLFLRGMDGQSDHGIFTAKPSLEFLQDMDQLIDGKALDPRSSDSGQMELI, via the coding sequence ATGGCGCAAACGTCAGTACCCACTCCTTTGCAAACCATGGTTTTCCCTTTGCATGGTGCAAGACTGATTGAAGCTTCAGCTGGAACGGGTAAAACTTTTACCATTGCTGGCTTGTACCTGCGGCTTCTGTTAGGTCACGGTAATGCAGAAACAAAACACCGTGTGCCCCTGACGGTTGATCAAATCTTAGTGGTGACGTTTACCGAAGCCGCTACCGCTGAACTGCGGGATCGTATTCGTGCTCGTATCCATGATGCCCGAATTGCCTTTTCTCGAAATTGCAGTGACGACCCGGTTATTGCCCCTTTGCTCAATGAGGTGGAAAATAAAAAGCAGGCGATTGATATTCTATTGCAAGCAGAACGCCAAATGGATGAGGCAGCGGTATACACCATTCACGGTTTTTGTCAGCGCATGTTGACGCAAAATGCCTTTGAGTCTGGTAGCCGTTTTGATAATGAGTTCGTGACCGATGAAAGTCACTTAAAAACGCAGGTAGTCGCAGATTATTGGCGACGAAACTTTTATCCATTACCTTTAGATTTGGCTGTGGAAATTCGCCAGCTTTGGTCCGAACCAACCCAATTGTTGCAAGATATTGGGCCATATTTAACGGGTTCACCACTGACTTTATCGGTTCCTGCGATGGAAGGCTCGCTTGCGGAACTGCATCAACAAAACCTCAAGACGATTGATGCACTTAAAACGCAATGGCGTGAAAGCCAAGAGGATATGCTGGCACTGATATCAAACTCTGATATCAATAAGCGCAGCTACACCAAAAAATCATTACCTGCTTGGTTAGAAACAGTGGATGTTTGGGCTGCGACAGAAACTACCAGTTACGGCTATCCCGATAAATTGGAGAAATTTTCTCAACCTGTCTTAATCGAAAAAACACCTAAAGGTACAGCTCCAGAACATCCAGTATTTAGTGCGATCGAACACTTTCTTAGCCACCCTGTGAGTTTAAAAGCACCTCTTTTAGCCCATGCGATAGAGCAGTGTCGTTGGATGTTAATGAAGGCAAAGCAGCAAAAGCAATGGCTCTCTTTTGATGATCTTCTTACTCAGCTGTCGGCCTCAATTGATAATGACGAGCAAGCTTTACTGACCGATCGCATTCGGGCTTTATATCCGGTAGCAATGATTGACGAATTCCAAGACACGGATCCTTTGCAGTACAGCATATTCAGCCGTATTTATCTCAATAATCCTGAGTGTGGTTGGTTTATGATCGGAGATCCCAAACAGGCGATTTATGGTTTCCGTGGTGCTGATATCTTTACCTATATAAAAGCACGTAATCAGGTAAGCGCTCACTATACCCTAGGGACCAACTGGCGCTCTAGTGATGACATGGTTCAGGCTGTAAACCAGTTGTTTGAACGACCAGACAGCCCATTTATTTACGATAGTGATATTCCATTTTTACCGGTGAGTTCGAGCCCAAATGCAGCTCAGCGAGTGTGGACGCTCGATGAGAAAAAGCAGCCAGCTTTAACTTATTGGCTCCAGCCTGCTGAGGATAAACCGTTATCGAAAGGGGAGTATCTGAGTGCCATGGCCCAAGCCACAGCGAGTCAGATCCAAACCATTCTCACTGCGGCTCAGCAAGGTCAAGCATGCCTAGTCAATGGTGAAAAAAAACGGGCCGTACAAGCTGGGGATATTGCCGTTCTAGTCCGGACTGGGAGTGAGGGGCATCGAATCAAACAGGCTCTGGCACAGCAAGGGATTGCCAGTGTGTATTTATCCAATCGAGACAGCGTGTTTACCAGTTCAGTTGCCCAAGATATTCAGCGTTTATTACAAGCGGTTTTGACGCCAGAAAATGACAGAGCATTAAGGGCCAGTTTAGCCTCTGAGCTGTTTGCACTGGATGCTGGACGTTTAGATGCACTCAATAATGATGAAATTGTCTGGGACAATGCCGTCAGTGAATTTAAAGAGTATCGAAAGTTATGGCAGTTACGTGGTGTGCTACCGATGCTTCGCTCAGTGATCAGTAAGCGTCATATTGCCGAACGTTTACTGGGAGAGACGGCTTCATCACAGGATGAAAATGGTGAGCGCGTACTTACTGATCTTATGCATATTGGAGAGCTACTCCAACAAGCGAGTAATGAGCTAGATAGTGATCATGGTTTGCTACGCTGGTTAGCTCAATCGATCAGTGATGCCGAACATGGGCTTGGAGGCAGCGAAGAGCAAATTCAACGTCTAGAATCCGAGCGCAATCTGGTACAAATTGTCACGATTCATAAATCGAAAGGGTTAGAATATGACTTGGTGTTTTTGCCTTTTGTATTCAGTTACCGCGAAGCCAATGAAGCGAAATATTATGATGCGGCCAACGATCGAACCGTACTCGATATTACCAACAATGAGGCCTCACTGAAACAAGCCGATAAGGAACGTTTAGCTGAGGATCTTCGCCTGATTTATGTGGCATTAACGCGCGCAGTTTATGCTTGTTTTATCGGTGCGTCTCCACTTCGTAATGGACGTTCAACAAAAGAGCCGACAGGGGTTCATCATAGTGCTATTGGCCATTTAATCCAAAATGGGCAAGCCGGAGGAATTCATGATTTGTTGTTGGGTCTTACCGAGCAGCAAAAATCGTTAGAGGGAGTCGTGGTTTGTGATCCCCCTGAGCTGAATGATGAAAAATACCAACAACAGCAAGCAGACAGTGTTGAACTGAAAGCACAGCAAATCAATATGCCTATCGACAGAAATTGGCGCATAACCAGTTACTCAGGTCTGGTTAAACAAGGTACGCAACATGCGGCACATGATGCTACGATGGAAGTGACAGGGTTTGATATCGACTCATCTCAAGAGCATGATGAGGCGGAATTACTCGAACCTGCGCGCTCTATTTTCAGTTTCCCACGTGGTGCGCGGCCTGGTACTTTCTTACACAGTCTCTTTGAAGAAATTGAATTTACCCAACCGGCTACCAACGAAGCCAATACTCAAGTGATCATGGCCTTGATGGAAAGTGAGCAGTTAGACGAACAATGGCTGCCTATATTGCAAGTATTGATCGATACTGTTTTGTCGACACCGTTGGATGGAAAGGGGTTATTACTTAATCAAAAACAGCCCGCTCAGCGTTTGGTTGAGATGGAGTTTTTACTTCCGATAGAGGTGCTCACATCGCCCGCACTCAACCGTGTCATCCAGCGCCATGATCCGCTTTCTGCCAGAGCGGGGGACTTAGACTTTCAAACCGTACAAGGCATGTTGAAGGGCTTTATTGATTTGGTCTTCGAGCACCAAGGCCAATATTTTGTACTGGATTGGAAATCAAATCACTTAGGAGATGATGTTACTCATTATCACGGTGAGGCTCTGAAGTCAGCAATGGCTGAGCATCGTTATGACTTGCAGTATCAAATCTATGCGTTAGCTTTACACCGATTTTTACGTAGCCGAATGAAAGATTACGACTACCAACGTCATTTTGGTGGCGTTTATTATTTGTTTTTACGTGGTATGGATGGGCAAAGCGATCATGGCATTTTCACCGCCAAGCCATCTCTGGAGTTTTTACAAGATATGGATCAATTAATTGATGGTAAAGCCTTGGACCCACGTTCCAGTGATTCAGGCCAAATGGAGTTAATCTGA
- a CDS encoding DUF3413 domain-containing protein translates to MFRKITTNCAWLTAFFACFAIYISITCYPFLLSNGANETLSVLQVYYLLATQYGWIGLIVLPFMLISALFAFLPSRMFKTLVIVIALSLLMMLKVDILVFEQYKLHINGLLIRMFFEGGSDVFEISWMTWLLFFANILLLFAGLMLTVWISNKLARYRIKYAIVAVWFGVLLSTQAIHAYTNALYDDEVSQFSNNWPLYYPLTARNFIYRHNLVDQDIASQNRVELKNVKSSTLNYPLSPVEVKAKAKQPNVLFILIDAWRHTDATADIMPNVSKFAERTTQFSQHMSGGNSTQAGIFSLFYSLPATYWDSFYASQTSPIFMDTLQAQGYRMGIFGSAPLTSPPLSRTVFKQVQDLELKKTGKSAVERDKEITEDFIQFQQQKDDKPYFGFLFYDAAHGAVFPEPEFAKFKPYWERVDHILLNNDFDASLYHNRYKNSLYFIDSLVSKVLNNIDLENTIVVISSDHGEEFNDHKMNYWGHTGNYSDTQIHVPFYMYVPDRQPQKIDYRTTHFDVVPTLMNMLFDVEGETESYSVGSNLFDNFKPRDWFIAGSYYNYALVGKDTMLVVNPGGHSEQLDNQLHKDKNHKVPVYVIQGSLDEMSRFYQQK, encoded by the coding sequence ATGTTTCGAAAAATCACGACCAACTGTGCTTGGTTAACAGCATTCTTTGCTTGCTTTGCTATTTACATTTCCATTACTTGCTATCCTTTTTTGCTTTCAAACGGCGCGAATGAGACTCTCTCTGTTCTTCAAGTGTATTATTTGCTGGCCACACAATATGGCTGGATAGGCTTGATTGTCCTGCCCTTTATGTTGATCAGTGCGTTATTTGCCTTTCTTCCCAGCAGAATGTTTAAAACGCTCGTTATCGTCATCGCTCTTTCACTGCTAATGATGCTCAAAGTCGATATTCTTGTCTTCGAGCAATATAAGCTGCATATCAACGGTCTACTGATCCGGATGTTTTTTGAAGGTGGTAGCGATGTATTTGAAATTTCTTGGATGACTTGGTTGCTTTTCTTCGCCAATATTCTTTTGCTTTTTGCCGGCCTCATGCTGACCGTTTGGATCAGTAACAAATTAGCACGCTACCGAATTAAATACGCTATTGTCGCAGTTTGGTTCGGTGTTCTTCTAAGCACACAAGCCATTCATGCTTACACCAATGCTCTTTATGATGATGAAGTCAGTCAATTCTCTAACAATTGGCCTCTGTACTACCCATTGACAGCCCGTAATTTTATTTACCGACATAACCTAGTTGACCAAGACATCGCATCACAAAATCGAGTTGAATTAAAAAATGTCAAAAGCAGTACGCTTAATTACCCGTTATCACCAGTTGAAGTCAAAGCTAAAGCTAAGCAGCCTAATGTATTATTCATTCTGATTGATGCATGGCGACACACGGATGCAACGGCTGATATCATGCCAAACGTCAGCAAATTTGCTGAAAGAACAACACAATTCTCTCAGCACATGAGTGGTGGTAATTCCACTCAAGCTGGTATTTTTAGTTTGTTTTACAGCTTACCTGCCACTTACTGGGATAGCTTTTACGCCAGTCAGACTTCACCTATCTTTATGGACACTCTGCAAGCGCAAGGTTACCGAATGGGTATTTTTGGTTCCGCCCCACTAACCAGCCCTCCTTTATCTCGTACTGTTTTCAAGCAAGTACAAGACCTCGAGCTGAAAAAAACGGGCAAATCAGCGGTTGAACGCGATAAAGAGATCACAGAAGACTTTATCCAATTTCAGCAACAAAAAGATGATAAGCCCTACTTTGGTTTTCTATTCTACGATGCTGCCCACGGTGCGGTTTTCCCCGAACCTGAGTTTGCTAAGTTCAAACCATACTGGGAACGTGTTGATCATATTCTGCTAAATAACGATTTTGATGCTTCGCTCTACCACAATCGTTATAAGAATTCCCTGTATTTTATCGACAGCCTTGTAAGCAAAGTACTTAACAATATCGACTTAGAAAACACGATCGTCGTTATTTCTTCAGACCACGGAGAGGAGTTTAACGATCATAAGATGAACTATTGGGGCCACACTGGCAATTATAGTGATACCCAAATTCATGTTCCTTTTTACATGTACGTTCCCGACAGACAACCACAAAAGATCGATTACCGCACGACCCATTTTGATGTTGTACCGACCTTGATGAATATGCTATTTGATGTAGAGGGTGAGACTGAGTCCTACAGTGTTGGAAGCAACTTATTTGATAACTTCAAACCGCGAGACTGGTTTATCGCAGGCAGTTACTACAACTACGCCCTAGTCGGCAAAGATACCATGCTTGTTGTTAATCCTGGCGGTCATTCTGAACAATTGGATAATCAGCTACATAAAGACAAAAATCACAAGGTCCCTGTTTATGTTATCCAAGGATCACTTGATGAGATGTCACGTTTTTATCAGCAAAAATAG
- the recD gene encoding exodeoxyribonuclease V subunit alpha — protein sequence MKSHDVLLEQGDLLTVLSHLVSRGGIRPVDEQFARFIYSQCQQQADGQPLALIAAVLSSELGKGHICLPLFDQQGQPTDLMSKLGLFGDAALALHTKLQSINWLELLQQSPLVGHAGEALPMMFDGQRLYLSRYWFYEVTLANKLNQLSEVSSLPASELSRLSELLNHLFARQYHFLFHALSALNETGSSHQVQRQQLVCDHLDIVDETQLDWIAIDQAVSQCRHVQDLQVLDDLVPLAVCVNWQKVAAAVALTRRFAVISGGPGTGKTTTVTKLLAALIEQAGTEKNITIKLVAPTGKAAARLTESIGKAVQALPVDPDLKAKIPTESSTLHRLLGAIPNSVEFRHNKQNPLHLDILVIDEASMVDLPMMYKVVESLPKHARLILLGDKDQLASVEAGAVLGDICSFYAFGYSKEQAKAVAKLTGFTTLSHSSTHKVLIADSLCMLQKSYRFDARSGIGQLAKAVNAGSAAQVDHVFNQDFADIEQFALSSQHYNQMMQTLVKEYGHYLKRINHHYNHPETGHPESVSDKAKAVLEAFNRCRLLCAVREGDFGVAGLNQRVEKALAARKLIQTQDELWYHGRPVMVTRNDHSLGLYNGDIGICMLDDREEEQRLKVFFELPDGSVKSVLPSRVPEHDTAYAMTIHKSQGSEFEFTLMILPPTYSPILTRELIYTGITRAKKRLAMYTDMNILKRGIKIKTSRASGLVSRLSP from the coding sequence ATGAAAAGTCATGACGTTTTGTTAGAGCAAGGTGACCTTTTGACGGTGTTGTCTCATTTGGTGAGCCGTGGTGGAATTCGACCCGTTGATGAGCAGTTTGCTCGTTTTATCTACTCTCAATGTCAACAGCAAGCGGATGGACAACCCTTGGCTTTGATTGCAGCAGTGCTGAGTAGTGAATTAGGTAAAGGGCATATTTGTTTACCGCTCTTTGATCAACAAGGGCAACCGACTGACTTGATGAGTAAGCTAGGCTTATTTGGTGATGCTGCCCTAGCGTTGCATACAAAACTGCAATCTATCAATTGGCTTGAGCTTCTACAACAGTCTCCACTTGTTGGTCATGCTGGGGAGGCATTGCCAATGATGTTTGATGGGCAGCGCTTGTATCTGAGTCGTTACTGGTTTTATGAAGTTACATTAGCAAACAAGCTCAATCAATTGAGCGAAGTGAGTTCATTACCAGCGTCAGAATTGTCACGTTTATCTGAACTATTGAACCATTTATTTGCACGTCAATATCACTTTTTATTCCACGCTTTATCAGCATTAAACGAGACGGGCAGTAGCCATCAAGTGCAGCGTCAACAGCTGGTGTGTGACCATCTAGATATTGTTGATGAAACTCAGTTAGATTGGATAGCTATCGATCAGGCTGTCAGTCAATGTCGACATGTGCAAGACTTACAAGTGCTCGATGATCTCGTCCCACTTGCTGTATGTGTCAACTGGCAAAAAGTGGCAGCAGCAGTGGCACTCACCCGGCGTTTTGCGGTGATCTCAGGTGGGCCTGGAACTGGAAAAACTACGACTGTTACCAAATTGCTTGCCGCTTTGATTGAGCAAGCGGGAACAGAAAAAAATATCACAATTAAGCTTGTTGCCCCGACAGGTAAAGCAGCGGCCCGTTTGACTGAGTCGATCGGTAAAGCGGTACAAGCGCTACCCGTAGATCCAGATTTAAAAGCCAAAATACCGACTGAGTCGAGTACGTTACATCGCTTGCTTGGTGCCATTCCAAATAGTGTTGAGTTTCGCCATAACAAGCAAAACCCGCTGCATTTGGATATTTTAGTCATCGATGAAGCTTCGATGGTTGACCTGCCGATGATGTATAAAGTGGTGGAGTCGCTACCAAAACATGCGCGCTTAATTTTGCTGGGGGATAAAGACCAGTTAGCTTCCGTGGAAGCGGGCGCAGTATTAGGCGACATTTGCTCTTTCTATGCGTTTGGCTACTCAAAAGAGCAAGCGAAAGCAGTGGCTAAATTGACGGGTTTTACGACTTTAAGTCATAGCTCGACACACAAAGTCTTGATTGCAGACAGCTTGTGTATGCTGCAAAAAAGCTATCGTTTTGATGCGCGTTCGGGTATTGGTCAATTGGCGAAAGCGGTGAACGCAGGCTCTGCTGCTCAAGTCGACCATGTCTTTAACCAAGACTTCGCCGATATTGAGCAGTTTGCTTTGAGTAGCCAACATTATAATCAAATGATGCAAACGCTGGTCAAAGAGTATGGCCATTACTTAAAACGCATCAATCATCATTATAACCACCCAGAAACTGGCCACCCAGAGAGTGTTAGCGATAAAGCCAAAGCAGTGTTAGAAGCTTTTAATCGATGTCGCCTACTGTGTGCGGTTCGGGAAGGAGATTTTGGTGTAGCTGGCTTAAACCAGCGGGTTGAAAAAGCCTTGGCCGCTCGCAAGTTAATCCAAACGCAAGATGAGCTTTGGTATCATGGACGGCCAGTGATGGTGACTCGTAATGATCATAGTCTAGGGTTGTACAACGGAGATATCGGTATATGTATGCTCGATGATCGTGAAGAGGAACAGCGCTTGAAGGTATTCTTTGAATTGCCTGACGGCAGTGTCAAATCAGTCTTACCCAGCCGAGTGCCTGAACATGACACTGCTTATGCGATGACAATCCACAAATCTCAAGGGAGTGAGTTTGAGTTTACTTTGATGATACTGCCTCCGACTTATAGTCCAATTTTAACTCGCGAGCTGATCTATACAGGCATCACTCGGGCGAAAAAACGCCTAGCGATGTACACCGATATGAACATCCTCAAGCGTGGGATAAAAATTAAGACGTCACGAGCCAGTGGATTAGTTTCACGTCTGTCACCTTAA
- the recC gene encoding exodeoxyribonuclease V subunit gamma, whose protein sequence is MFTVYHSNQVDVLKSLLVELIRIDPLDNPFEKEQILVQSPGMSQWLKMALAKEFGVAANIDFPLPATFIWDMFTQILNDVPKRSAFNKESMTWKLMRLLPTLLADPLFAPLAQYLEGDDDCSKLYQLSEKIADIFDGYLVYRPEWIATWEAGDNLIDLEESHPWQPVLWRALYDYTVSLGQSPYHRANLYEHFIQVLDGFHGKIERLPKRLFVFGIASLPPRYMDALRAIGQHIDVHLMFTNPCRYYWGEVRDRKFLARLAAKHRQHLVWKQDHSEMEGESEQLKGSIEDNVIDELHTDAVGNSLLASMGKLGRDNLYLLSQSESHEIEAFVDIDRDSLLHHLQADILNLEEHQDDSSIDHSQHKQIITLDDESLSLHACHSPMREVEVLHDQLLAMFDADSTLKPRDIIIMVADINAYSPAIQAVFGNAPGERFIPYSISDRTADQESPILAAFMQLVNLPNTRCLASELLELLESPAILKRFELSEEDFLQAKRWVEESGIRWGLDSHTSCEFELPETRQNTWQFGIQRMLLGYAMPESVGLFSGQQGRLSPFNEVQGMGAELAGKLAYFIQKISDYRRKLAKVQAIDAWRETLITMLDDFFLVELEGEMALKSIRDTLSQLKEQLTDAKFDDNLSPSVLRQYLHNKLSSTRVSQRFLAGQVNFCTLMPMRSIPFRVVCLLGMNDGIYPRSMPPEGFDLMTGRAKPGDRSRRDDDRYLFLEAMLSAQQTLYISFVGRSIQDNTERVPSVLVSELMEYCHQNYCLEGDEALSVDASGERLLKSLIKEHTMVPFSPAAFQGKQRSYAKEWLPVALMQSGQTEQLTPPVFHRALDNYLLGLTFPFELDLVELQRFWRLPVQYFFNRRLKVIFEPPLPVMADDEPFALGGLASYQMRDELLETLLTTELTQPELKSEVLEAFMQQQRAQGKLPIGAFGDIEFETNRVQTEELVEKLAYLSGAPQDDLEIDLTFEGLFDQEGHPVRLTGWLTQCYQAGLIRYRSGKIRSQDYLSAWIDHLAMSAAGYALKTHMVGYDRKEGVVHLIYPAMTDAQQAKNYLKELIRLFFEGMTQPLPYFPKTALASVEAGFSRGQWVEDEEKSLKKMMEAFTDGYITTGEGKNSYIARVWPDWNEELAVEVRLLASLVLQGARLSAIESEQESEC, encoded by the coding sequence TTGTTTACTGTTTATCACTCCAATCAAGTTGATGTTCTCAAATCATTACTCGTTGAATTGATTCGTATTGATCCTTTAGATAATCCGTTTGAAAAAGAACAGATACTGGTTCAAAGCCCAGGTATGTCGCAGTGGCTGAAAATGGCGTTGGCAAAAGAGTTTGGTGTGGCGGCAAATATTGATTTTCCATTGCCGGCGACGTTTATTTGGGACATGTTCACTCAGATTCTGAACGATGTACCCAAACGTAGTGCGTTTAACAAAGAGTCCATGACCTGGAAACTGATGCGTTTGTTGCCGACTTTATTGGCCGATCCGCTCTTTGCTCCTCTAGCACAGTACCTAGAGGGAGATGATGATTGCAGTAAACTGTATCAATTGTCTGAGAAAATCGCTGATATTTTCGATGGTTACTTGGTTTATCGTCCTGAATGGATAGCAACTTGGGAGGCCGGAGACAATCTTATCGATTTAGAAGAATCACATCCTTGGCAACCCGTTTTATGGCGAGCTTTGTATGATTACACCGTTTCATTAGGACAGTCACCGTACCATCGAGCCAATTTATATGAGCATTTCATCCAAGTTCTAGATGGCTTTCATGGCAAAATTGAGCGTTTACCCAAGCGGCTATTTGTATTTGGTATTGCTTCTCTCCCCCCACGCTATATGGATGCATTGAGAGCCATAGGGCAGCATATCGATGTTCACCTGATGTTTACCAACCCTTGTCGTTATTATTGGGGAGAAGTGCGTGATAGGAAGTTCCTCGCTCGTTTGGCTGCCAAGCACCGCCAGCATTTGGTTTGGAAACAAGACCACTCTGAAATGGAGGGCGAAAGTGAACAGCTTAAGGGGTCGATTGAAGACAATGTCATCGACGAACTCCACACAGATGCTGTGGGCAATAGCTTACTGGCTTCGATGGGCAAATTAGGGCGGGATAATTTGTATTTATTGTCTCAATCGGAATCGCATGAAATTGAAGCGTTTGTTGATATTGATCGAGACAGCTTACTTCACCACCTCCAAGCCGATATTCTCAATTTAGAAGAACACCAAGATGATAGTTCGATTGATCATAGCCAGCATAAACAGATTATTACGCTTGATGATGAATCATTAAGCTTGCATGCCTGCCATAGCCCAATGCGCGAAGTTGAAGTGTTGCATGATCAATTACTCGCCATGTTTGATGCAGATAGCACATTGAAACCACGAGATATTATTATCATGGTGGCTGATATCAACGCATACAGCCCTGCGATTCAAGCCGTTTTTGGTAATGCCCCTGGTGAACGTTTTATTCCGTATTCGATTTCTGACAGAACTGCCGATCAAGAAAGTCCAATTTTAGCCGCTTTTATGCAATTAGTGAATTTACCTAATACACGGTGCTTAGCGTCTGAATTATTAGAACTTCTCGAATCTCCGGCGATTTTGAAGCGATTTGAACTAAGTGAAGAGGATTTTCTGCAAGCGAAACGCTGGGTGGAAGAATCGGGTATTCGCTGGGGGCTAGATAGCCACACCAGTTGTGAATTTGAATTACCGGAAACTCGGCAAAATACCTGGCAATTTGGCATTCAGCGTATGCTTCTTGGTTATGCTATGCCAGAGTCTGTGGGCTTGTTTAGCGGACAACAAGGCCGCTTATCTCCATTTAATGAAGTGCAAGGTATGGGAGCAGAGCTTGCAGGGAAATTGGCTTACTTTATCCAAAAAATAAGTGATTATCGTCGAAAGCTCGCAAAGGTTCAGGCTATTGATGCTTGGAGAGAAACGCTGATTACCATGCTGGATGACTTTTTCTTAGTCGAGCTTGAAGGAGAAATGGCGCTCAAGTCCATTCGAGACACATTAAGCCAGCTAAAAGAGCAATTAACGGATGCGAAATTCGACGACAATTTATCCCCATCAGTTCTAAGGCAATATCTACATAACAAGCTCTCCAGTACCCGTGTGAGTCAACGCTTTTTAGCTGGGCAAGTAAACTTTTGTACCCTTATGCCTATGCGGTCAATTCCGTTTCGAGTGGTGTGCTTGTTGGGTATGAATGACGGTATTTATCCACGTTCTATGCCACCTGAAGGTTTCGATTTGATGACTGGTCGAGCCAAACCCGGTGACCGATCTCGTCGAGATGACGACCGTTATTTGTTTTTAGAAGCGATGTTATCCGCTCAGCAGACACTGTATATCAGCTTTGTTGGACGCTCTATCCAAGATAACACTGAACGAGTGCCTTCCGTTTTAGTCTCTGAGTTGATGGAATATTGCCATCAAAACTACTGCTTAGAGGGAGATGAAGCGTTATCAGTTGATGCCTCAGGTGAACGGTTACTGAAATCATTAATCAAAGAGCATACCATGGTGCCTTTTAGTCCGGCAGCATTTCAAGGTAAGCAACGCAGTTATGCCAAAGAATGGCTGCCTGTAGCCTTGATGCAAAGTGGTCAAACTGAGCAACTGACTCCACCAGTATTTCATCGTGCTTTGGACAATTATTTGCTGGGTTTGACCTTCCCATTTGAGCTCGACTTAGTTGAATTACAACGATTCTGGCGTTTACCAGTACAGTACTTCTTTAATCGTCGGCTAAAAGTCATTTTTGAGCCGCCACTTCCTGTGATGGCTGATGATGAACCTTTTGCTTTAGGCGGGCTGGCCAGTTATCAAATGCGAGATGAACTGCTGGAGACGCTTTTAACCACGGAACTGACTCAACCGGAATTAAAAAGCGAGGTTCTTGAAGCTTTTATGCAACAGCAACGAGCTCAAGGAAAATTGCCCATTGGGGCTTTTGGTGACATTGAATTTGAAACGAATCGAGTTCAGACCGAAGAGTTGGTTGAGAAACTGGCGTATTTGTCCGGCGCTCCTCAAGATGATTTAGAAATTGATCTGACGTTCGAGGGATTGTTTGATCAAGAAGGTCACCCAGTTCGTTTAACGGGGTGGTTGACGCAATGTTACCAAGCCGGTTTGATTCGTTATCGGAGTGGTAAGATTCGCTCTCAAGATTATCTTTCGGCTTGGATTGATCATTTAGCGATGTCAGCGGCGGGCTATGCCCTGAAAACGCATATGGTGGGTTATGACCGAAAAGAAGGTGTTGTCCATCTGATTTATCCCGCGATGACCGATGCTCAACAAGCAAAAAACTACTTAAAAGAGCTGATACGCTTGTTTTTCGAGGGAATGACTCAACCACTGCCTTATTTTCCTAAGACAGCTCTAGCGAGTGTTGAAGCAGGGTTTAGTCGTGGTCAATGGGTTGAAGACGAAGAAAAATCGTTGAAGAAAATGATGGAAGCGTTCACCGATGGCTATATTACGACAGGTGAGGGAAAAAATAGCTATATTGCGCGAGTTTGGCCTGATTGGAACGAAGAACTGGCCGTGGAAGTTCGTTTACTTGCTTCTTTGGTTCTGCAAGGTGCTCGTTTGAGTGCGATTGAGAGTGAGCAAGAGAGCGAGTGTTGA